The genomic region TAATTTCTTTTTTCATTTAAAATCACCTTTTCTGAAATATGTTTACTTGGAAGATTATACCGCAAAAATCCACTTACTTATATTTAAATACTTTTAAATAGAATGAAAAATATTTGGAGTAAGAATGTATCATGTTATACTTAGTAAAAATGGATAGTTGAAAGAAGAATTAAAGATGAGAAAATTAGCAGTTATTGGTGATAGTCATGGAAATTTTGAAGCGTTAAAAGCAGTTTTAGAAGATGCTCAAAGAGAGCGCGTAACTGACTATATTGTTCTAGGTGACATTACAAATCGGGGACCAGAACCAAATGAATGTGTTCAAGCATTACAAGCGGTGAATCCTTTAGTTTGGATTATTGGAAATCATGAAGCAGTTTATCATAATTTAATTACTCATACATTTACTAACTTTGAAGATAATCCAAAGGCGATTATGGCAATTATTACCTCAACTTTTGATTATCAACAATTAGGTAGAGATCATTTTGAATGGTTAGCAGAACGTCCAATTCAAGAAGAAATTGAAATCGAAGATTTAAAATTTAATATTTTCCATTCAACTCCAACTGAATGTCGTGGACATTTTAGTTTCCCAACAAATAAGCAAACTAATTTTGATGCATTAATGAGTGATAGTGACGCAGATGTAGGTATTTATGGACATACTCATCGTTATATTTTAAGAATGACAAGTGATGGTCGCTATCTTTTCAATCCAGGAAGTGTAGGTATGCCGGTTTCTGATAAGACAGATATTAGTGGAAAAGCAAGTTATGGCATTATTACTATTGAAGGGAATAGTATTTTAGGTTGGCAACAGAAAAATATTCCATATGATTTGGATAAGGAATTAGCTATTGCTCGTAAACGAGAAATTCCATATTATGATTTATATGCAGAATTACTTAAAACTGGGAAATTTACATTTAATCAGGAAAAAGTAATGACAGAGAATCTAAAAAAAGATTATTTAACACAAGCACTTCAAAATATAGAAAAAATAAATTGGTAATAAAAAAGGCTATGTTATATAACATAGCCTCTTTTATTGACCAAAAATTAAATAATTTTTAGCAGTGTTTCACGTGTAACAAAATTATTTTTGATTCTCTAATTTGATTATATAGCGAATTGTATTACGTAATTCTTTGCGAATGTCTTCGCGTTTCACGTGTAGCTTAGGGAATGTGTCTGCCCAATTTAAATAACAAAATTCTTGTTGAACATGGGCAATCATTTCCATGTGAATCCCACTCTCACGTCCAGATTTCGCTAATTTCTCATCTAATTGCTGATAAATTGGTAATCCTTCTTCAAGTGTTAAAACGGGGATTTTAGTGTCAGTATGCAATTCATCTTTAATAATGTTTGCAAACTCTTCATATGTCATATTAATATCGCCAATTGCAAATGTTTCACGATGATGACCGTAAAGAAGGGCACCAACAGCTGCTTGACCGACTTGACTAGCTGTAACGCATGCAGTTCCACCCTTAAAAACTGGGTATGTGTCATTATCTCTAATTCGATCAACAAACATTTTCCATAAAGGCATACGTTCTTTCATTGTTCCGAAAATATATGGCAAACGTAACCCACAAACTTCGATTTTTCCTTCACCTTCTGCAAATGCTACTTGTTCTTGCAGTAACCGTGTATTGATATATGGTGAATTTTTTAAATCTGTATTTGGATATTTTTCCGCCATTTCCGAGAAGTATGATCCAAATACAACGAATTTTTGTAAATTAGCCTTGCAAGCTAAACGCACTAATTTTTGAGTAGGAAGTACATTTGCCTCATAGTAGAATTTTTTTTGCAGGAATTTCCGCTTGGACACGCTCGTCAGCCCCAGCGGCATAAATAAAGCCATCACAGTCAGCAAGCATATCAACGATTTCATCATCGCTCATTTTATTTATGTCACCAACTAGACATTCTACATTTTCAAAATCAGCTAGCG from Ligilactobacillus cholophilus harbors:
- a CDS encoding metallophosphoesterase family protein; protein product: MRKLAVIGDSHGNFEALKAVLEDAQRERVTDYIVLGDITNRGPEPNECVQALQAVNPLVWIIGNHEAVYHNLITHTFTNFEDNPKAIMAIITSTFDYQQLGRDHFEWLAERPIQEEIEIEDLKFNIFHSTPTECRGHFSFPTNKQTNFDALMSDSDADVGIYGHTHRYILRMTSDGRYLFNPGSVGMPVSDKTDISGKASYGIITIEGNSILGWQQKNIPYDLDKELAIARKREIPYYDLYAELLKTGKFTFNQEKVMTENLKKDYLTQALQNIEKINW
- a CDS encoding NAD-dependent epimerase/dehydratase family protein, with the protein product MSKRKFLQKKFYYEANVLPTQKLVRLACKANLQKFVVFGSYFSEMAEKYPNTDLKNSPYINTRLLQEQVAFAEGEGKIEVCGLRLPYIFGTMKERMPLWKMFVDRIRDNDTYPVFKGGTACVTASQVGQAAVGALLYGHHRETFAIGDINMTYEEFANIIKDELHTDTKIPVLTLEEGLPIYQQLDEKLAKSGRESGIHMEMIAHVQQEFCYLNWADTFPKLHVKREDIRKELRNTIRYIIKLENQK